The following coding sequences are from one Enterococcus sp. 4G2_DIV0659 window:
- a CDS encoding GNAT family N-acetyltransferase, with product MTEVEFTIREAIPADAAEILHALQIIGSETPYLVMDEKGMEMTPEELGENLATLYESSNNVLMVALADEKVIGTASVKASSKKRMEHIGEIGISILKEYWGFGLGSLMMEELIDWAKASNVIRRLELTVQHRNQRAVHVYEKIGFKTEAIMARGAKTDDGEFLDVHLMSMMIDE from the coding sequence ATGACAGAAGTAGAATTTACGATTAGAGAAGCAATTCCAGCTGATGCGGCAGAGATTTTACACGCTTTACAAATCATTGGTAGTGAAACACCGTATCTCGTGATGGATGAAAAAGGTATGGAGATGACACCAGAAGAGCTGGGTGAGAATTTAGCTACTCTGTATGAGTCTTCAAATAATGTATTGATGGTGGCTTTAGCAGATGAAAAAGTCATTGGTACAGCTTCAGTGAAGGCATCGTCAAAAAAACGAATGGAGCATATTGGCGAAATCGGTATCAGTATTTTAAAAGAATACTGGGGTTTTGGACTAGGCAGCTTAATGATGGAAGAGTTAATTGATTGGGCTAAAGCTAGTAATGTTATACGTCGCTTAGAGCTAACTGTACAACATCGTAATCAGCGTGCCGTCCATGTCTATGAAAAAATTGGATTTAAAACAGAAGCCATTATGGCTCGTGGAGCAAAAACAGATGATGGTGAATTTTTAGATGTTCACCTGATGAGTATGATGATTGATGAATAA
- a CDS encoding Crp/Fnr family transcriptional regulator, whose amino-acid sequence MFIDDLFTYHTHLKELNSRFFLQLSEKEKNTTLVINEHTNFTNKILPNHLYYIKSGYVKSSVIDKQGNLKSFDILGPSEFLGLNTLFHSSKTDNPWLFMSLEDVTLAVIPFFTLDPTDKNVFDILYKNFFHQTQKIHLSWYLSSLSGYERVFTSLILLVQHLGKQSENYFILPKFVTHSLLAEFSNVSRPYVTKVLLKLENKQLVRYRHHIIKFCNNDDMLAKFLDDFLF is encoded by the coding sequence ATGTTTATAGACGATTTATTTACTTATCACACGCACCTTAAAGAACTAAATTCTAGATTTTTTTTACAATTATCTGAAAAAGAAAAAAATACAACCTTAGTTATCAACGAACACACTAATTTTACGAATAAAATTTTACCTAATCATTTATACTATATTAAATCTGGTTACGTTAAATCCTCAGTGATAGACAAACAAGGAAATCTTAAGTCCTTTGACATATTAGGCCCTTCTGAGTTTTTAGGCTTAAACACTTTATTTCATAGTTCTAAAACAGATAATCCGTGGTTATTCATGTCTCTTGAAGATGTCACCTTAGCTGTAATCCCATTCTTTACATTAGATCCTACAGATAAAAATGTTTTTGATATACTTTATAAAAATTTTTTTCATCAGACACAGAAAATCCATCTTTCTTGGTATTTGTCTTCGTTATCTGGGTATGAACGTGTTTTTACGTCACTCATTTTGCTCGTTCAGCATCTGGGGAAGCAATCGGAAAATTATTTCATATTGCCCAAATTCGTGACTCATTCCCTTTTAGCCGAATTTTCCAATGTTTCTCGTCCTTACGTTACGAAGGTGCTTTTAAAGCTCGAGAATAAACAATTGGTTAGATATCGGCATCATATAATTAAATTTTGTAATAACGATGATATGTTAGCTAAATTCTTGGATGATTTCCTTTTCTAA
- a CDS encoding Ig-like domain-containing protein — translation MFSQGNKTKTFVFCFLFISFFVSGSIAEKASAETINEQENFTDSMGLKPDLGTSEKSSMSEAYIQKSANWDRYKYGTFEGDLLNDGKISIRTTTIRVTKQTSYWDRYVDVIILDESGKINYASGRINVHGKETYITLKPGSLKPNTTYLLGVNERWLLTGIIADSYPLGYFQVSDGQTHTPPTIEAADRKVPLNTPFDYMEGVSAYDETGEDISNLISYSGMVNTSQEGNYLVTYSVTDKNNLTTTKTINVTVFKPEAEHLEKPTIDTVTEKDTLVTGTAVPNTSINIIIGQEKYRNTVSESGKFSIQLERAYPAGTSIEAFVENEQGNRSESVYSKVQPVQTELKKPVINEITDKDTVVTGSAEPNTQIDLIMGIDKYREKVRSDGTFSITLDQSYPAGTGVEAFITDEKGNKSESTKTIVKSANDEIGINPIYTSDSIITGKTIPNAKIEVSIENMRARIYEGTSDSKGDFVIDMNGKTYPAATQVEVTVFFPDGTKKSKKVIVYPKIPSVNTINELSRELTGTADPNATIKVSSSNGLYFIGEADASGNFRLPVRGLKQGDILSVYQTSNGIDSDVITITVQ, via the coding sequence ATGTTTAGTCAAGGGAATAAAACGAAAACTTTTGTTTTTTGTTTTTTATTTATTTCTTTTTTTGTAAGCGGTAGTATAGCAGAGAAAGCAAGTGCAGAAACAATCAACGAACAAGAAAATTTTACCGATTCAATGGGATTAAAACCTGACTTAGGAACATCTGAAAAATCGAGTATGTCTGAAGCCTACATTCAAAAATCAGCAAATTGGGATAGGTATAAGTACGGTACATTTGAAGGCGATCTTTTGAATGATGGAAAAATATCAATTAGAACAACGACTATTCGTGTAACAAAACAGACTAGTTATTGGGATCGCTATGTAGATGTGATTATTTTAGATGAGAGTGGAAAAATTAACTATGCCAGTGGACGAATCAATGTCCACGGTAAAGAAACCTATATTACATTAAAACCAGGGAGTTTAAAACCAAATACGACTTATTTACTTGGCGTAAATGAACGTTGGTTGCTTACTGGAATTATTGCCGACAGCTATCCTTTAGGCTATTTTCAAGTGTCAGACGGACAAACACATACGCCTCCAACAATTGAAGCTGCAGATCGCAAAGTTCCCTTAAATACGCCATTTGATTACATGGAAGGTGTCTCCGCTTATGACGAAACTGGGGAAGATATTTCTAATTTGATCAGCTATTCAGGGATGGTCAATACGTCACAAGAAGGTAATTATTTAGTCACATATTCGGTAACAGATAAAAACAATCTAACAACGACTAAAACGATTAATGTGACTGTTTTTAAACCAGAAGCTGAACACTTAGAAAAGCCAACTATTGATACAGTGACGGAAAAAGATACTCTTGTTACTGGTACAGCTGTTCCAAATACCTCCATTAATATAATTATTGGTCAGGAAAAATATCGAAATACAGTTTCTGAATCTGGAAAATTTTCGATTCAATTGGAAAGAGCTTATCCAGCAGGTACATCAATTGAAGCTTTTGTAGAAAATGAGCAAGGAAATCGCAGCGAGTCTGTTTACAGTAAAGTTCAACCTGTTCAAACTGAATTAAAAAAACCTGTAATAAATGAAATTACAGATAAAGATACAGTTGTTACAGGCAGCGCTGAACCAAATACCCAAATCGATTTGATCATGGGGATTGATAAATACCGTGAAAAAGTCAGAAGTGATGGAACATTCTCCATTACCTTAGACCAATCATATCCGGCTGGTACTGGTGTAGAAGCGTTTATTACCGATGAAAAAGGAAATAAAAGTGAAAGCACCAAAACAATTGTAAAATCAGCAAATGATGAGATAGGCATTAATCCTATTTATACATCAGATTCAATCATAACAGGAAAAACAATTCCCAATGCCAAAATAGAAGTTAGCATTGAAAACATGCGCGCACGAATCTATGAGGGAACCTCGGATTCTAAAGGTGATTTTGTTATAGATATGAACGGGAAAACATATCCTGCAGCAACCCAAGTAGAAGTAACAGTCTTTTTCCCTGACGGCACAAAAAAGAGTAAGAAAGTCATTGTCTACCCCAAAATTCCATCTGTAAATACAATTAATGAACTTTCTAGAGAATTGACAGGAACAGCTGATCCGAATGCGACAATCAAAGTATCTTCCAGTAACGGTCTATATTTTATAGGAGAAGCAGACGCATCAGGGAACTTCAGACTTCCAGTTCGCGGACTAAAACAAGGAGATATTCTATCTGTGTATCAAACCAGTAATGGAATAGATAGCGATGTCATCACGATTACAGTACAGTAA
- a CDS encoding Ig-like domain-containing protein, producing the protein MKKKAVQTTIPIAVLLGVFLLNTTEVSAIDTQSSNTNLLQKNRINDPFDVTIGWDIEFESSLPNIHVEDIFLEGRINDTIHQKMLINNAANIGEATLHATKKIPMKKGHEYKINLIYAMKFTKTGTGSIDFNGDKVSSTDPNGNDAKDHLYTKTVTPDKDMDYVITIDYKVPKVSNVYLKLAFDTEGEGGIVEKADLKAPLLDAPEANQKVITGKGQSGNTVEIKDSSDTVLGTSKVNKDGDFSVTAKRPFIYDEVIKGTQITEEGLRSEEAETKVIDTIAPEAPTLEKITTESKEVHGKAEANALVNVTMDSDTYQEHADAKGNFTIFLEKKYDFGTKVSATATDLAGNVSEAATTSVVYANELNVKFTDTITSSDTQLTGETTRGNIDVEIKINSRIYKVTSDENGQFTVDLTREYPVGTKITAKVVDEYGQNKTAETIVAPRVPTISSLQAGQDFVKGSADPNAKILATLHHGEEEYQFEVVSDEAGDFIIELKDDEGKPFKLEIGDSVEIKSVFEDLGMESETAYQGVFSF; encoded by the coding sequence ATGAAGAAAAAAGCAGTACAAACGACAATACCCATTGCAGTACTTTTAGGAGTATTTTTATTAAATACAACTGAAGTTTCAGCAATAGACACTCAGTCAAGCAATACTAATCTATTACAAAAAAATAGAATCAATGATCCATTTGATGTAACGATTGGCTGGGATATTGAATTTGAAAGTAGTTTGCCAAACATTCATGTAGAAGACATATTTCTTGAAGGAAGAATCAATGACACGATACACCAAAAAATGCTAATTAACAATGCTGCAAATATAGGTGAGGCAACACTACACGCAACAAAAAAAATTCCTATGAAAAAAGGACATGAATACAAAATTAATTTAATCTACGCAATGAAGTTTACTAAAACGGGCACAGGATCAATTGATTTTAATGGTGACAAAGTTTCTAGCACAGATCCAAACGGAAATGACGCAAAAGATCATTTATATACAAAAACAGTTACCCCAGATAAAGACATGGATTATGTGATTACTATTGATTACAAAGTTCCGAAAGTTTCTAATGTCTATTTAAAATTAGCCTTTGATACAGAAGGCGAAGGTGGTATTGTAGAAAAAGCTGATTTGAAAGCCCCTTTATTGGACGCACCTGAAGCGAATCAAAAAGTCATCACTGGCAAAGGACAATCAGGGAATACTGTTGAAATTAAAGATTCTTCAGATACAGTTTTAGGTACAAGTAAAGTAAATAAAGATGGGGATTTTTCAGTCACAGCGAAACGTCCATTCATTTACGATGAAGTTATTAAAGGAACACAAATCACAGAAGAAGGTCTCCGCAGTGAAGAGGCAGAAACAAAAGTGATTGATACGATTGCTCCAGAAGCTCCAACCTTAGAAAAAATAACAACTGAAAGTAAGGAAGTCCATGGAAAGGCCGAGGCAAATGCATTGGTGAATGTGACAATGGATTCTGACACGTATCAAGAACATGCAGATGCAAAAGGAAATTTCACGATCTTTTTAGAAAAAAAATATGATTTCGGAACAAAAGTTTCAGCGACTGCTACAGATTTAGCAGGTAATGTAAGTGAAGCAGCTACAACAAGTGTTGTTTATGCGAATGAATTAAACGTTAAATTTACCGATACCATTACAAGTTCAGATACACAATTAACTGGTGAAACAACAAGAGGAAATATCGATGTTGAAATCAAAATCAATTCGAGAATTTACAAAGTGACATCAGATGAAAATGGACAATTTACTGTAGACTTAACACGTGAATATCCTGTAGGAACAAAAATAACTGCTAAAGTAGTCGATGAGTATGGACAAAATAAAACCGCAGAAACAATTGTAGCACCTAGAGTTCCGACTATTTCATCTCTTCAAGCAGGTCAAGACTTTGTAAAAGGAAGCGCAGATCCTAATGCTAAAATCCTAGCAACTCTTCATCATGGTGAAGAAGAATACCAATTTGAAGTAGTCTCTGATGAAGCTGGTGACTTTATCATTGAGCTGAAAGATGATGAAGGCAAGCCATTTAAATTAGAGATTGGCGATTCCGTAGAAATCAAATCTGTATTTGAAGACCTAGGTATGGAATCAGAAACAGCTTATCAAGGTGTCTTCTCATTTTAA
- a CDS encoding MucBP domain-containing protein, producing MRKNSFVFFSLMILSFFLTIGSISYAEEQKNGKDFELTSGWTVDFSTNLPQVGVDSVFSENHINKDINQKMIISNVANIGDAKFTATKAIPMKKGRKYTIDLIYAMKYNVAQRGWIDFNGETIYSEMEPYPYDKEYKKTIIPEEDTTYVITVHFDVKMRENAYFKLGHLLDNDGIEEIPDPVDSSVTARYLSEDEQPLLENDVITGQVGESYSIPQKEIDGYTLKEVQGEASGQFTNEPKEVRFIYSKNTEENGVATAYYQDEDGNDLEEPIIKQGAFGEEYQFEPKEINGYKLLNIQGEPKGAFKLENQSIVYTYKPIDKDTSNSNGTSNSNSNSNKTLDSKVTIYYIDENGNELAEPMIKNGLFGQTYTVDVKEIPLYALKEIKDEHSGNFSGDDQVVKCIYIKQEFTSVTNPTQTEKSKSIPLLGEQSKRLLQILGALILAAILTIYIVKKRKKLR from the coding sequence ATGAGGAAAAATAGCTTTGTGTTCTTTTCACTGATGATCCTTTCCTTTTTTTTAACGATAGGTTCAATCAGTTATGCTGAGGAACAGAAAAATGGTAAGGACTTTGAATTGACGAGTGGTTGGACAGTTGACTTTAGTACAAATCTTCCGCAGGTTGGTGTAGATTCTGTATTCAGCGAAAATCACATAAATAAAGATATTAACCAAAAAATGATTATCTCTAATGTTGCTAATATCGGAGACGCAAAATTTACTGCGACAAAAGCCATTCCGATGAAAAAAGGGCGTAAATATACGATAGATTTAATCTATGCGATGAAATATAATGTAGCCCAAAGAGGATGGATTGATTTCAACGGTGAGACAATTTACTCAGAAATGGAACCCTATCCGTATGATAAAGAGTACAAAAAAACAATTATTCCAGAAGAAGATACTACATATGTCATTACGGTTCATTTTGATGTAAAAATGCGTGAAAATGCCTATTTTAAGTTAGGACATTTACTAGATAATGATGGGATAGAAGAAATTCCTGATCCTGTAGATTCTTCTGTAACAGCTCGCTATCTTTCTGAAGATGAGCAGCCACTCTTAGAAAATGACGTCATTACAGGACAGGTTGGAGAATCGTACTCTATTCCTCAAAAGGAGATTGATGGCTATACCTTGAAAGAAGTCCAGGGAGAGGCCTCAGGGCAATTCACCAATGAACCAAAAGAAGTACGTTTTATCTATTCTAAAAATACTGAGGAAAATGGCGTCGCTACGGCTTATTATCAGGATGAGGATGGTAATGATCTAGAAGAGCCGATAATTAAACAAGGAGCATTCGGTGAAGAATACCAATTTGAACCAAAAGAAATTAATGGATACAAACTTCTCAATATACAAGGCGAACCAAAAGGAGCTTTCAAACTAGAAAATCAATCAATTGTTTACACATATAAACCGATAGACAAAGATACATCTAATTCAAATGGCACCTCAAATTCCAATTCCAATTCAAATAAGACATTGGATTCAAAAGTTACAATTTATTATATAGACGAGAATGGAAATGAATTAGCTGAGCCAATGATTAAAAATGGTTTATTCGGACAAACATATACCGTTGATGTTAAAGAAATACCGTTATACGCCTTGAAAGAAATCAAAGATGAGCATTCAGGCAATTTCTCTGGAGATGATCAAGTGGTGAAATGTATTTATATTAAACAAGAATTTACTTCTGTAACCAATCCTACACAAACTGAAAAATCAAAATCAATCCCTTTACTCGGTGAACAAAGCAAACGTTTATTACAAATACTAGGGGCATTAATTTTAGCAGCAATTTTAACAATTTACATTGTTAAAAAACGAAAGAAATTACGCTAG
- a CDS encoding 6-phospho-beta-glucosidase, with protein MSKGIKIVTIGGGSSYTPELVEGFIKRYDELPIRELWLVDIEAGKEKLEIVGEMAKRMVKAAGVDCEVHLTLDRREALKDADFVTTQLRVGLLDARILDERIPLSHGMIGQETNGAGGIFKALRTVPVILDIVEDMKELCPNAWLINFTNPAGMVTEAVLRYGNWDKVVGLCNIPVNAVFEEAELLGENNRDLFFQFAGINHLHWHTITDKNGNDRTDELIKVMYGQEDAKSIVANIKDNNLIWEQVENLHMVPCPYHNYYYYTDKMLAEELEDFKNNGTRAEKVKEIEHELFELYKDPNLDYKPKQLAERGGARYSDAACEIINSIYNDKRTTMTVSTRNNGTITDLPAESAVEVTCTITGKGPVPYNFGSFKPQQRGLLQVMKSMEELTIEAAVTGDYGTLLQSFTMNPLITSGDVAKEVMDELLEAHKAYLPNFFK; from the coding sequence ATGTCAAAGGGAATTAAAATCGTTACAATTGGTGGAGGATCAAGTTATACACCTGAACTCGTAGAAGGGTTTATCAAACGCTATGATGAATTACCTATTCGTGAGTTATGGCTAGTCGATATTGAAGCAGGAAAAGAAAAATTGGAAATTGTTGGTGAAATGGCGAAACGCATGGTTAAAGCTGCAGGAGTAGATTGTGAAGTTCACTTAACCTTGGATCGTCGTGAAGCGTTAAAAGATGCTGATTTTGTCACAACACAATTACGTGTAGGGCTTTTGGATGCACGTATTTTGGATGAACGAATCCCATTAAGCCATGGCATGATTGGTCAAGAAACTAATGGAGCAGGCGGTATTTTTAAAGCATTAAGAACAGTTCCAGTAATTTTAGATATCGTGGAAGATATGAAAGAGTTGTGTCCAAATGCGTGGTTGATTAACTTTACAAATCCAGCAGGGATGGTTACAGAAGCTGTTTTACGTTATGGTAACTGGGATAAAGTTGTTGGTTTATGCAATATTCCAGTCAATGCTGTTTTTGAAGAAGCAGAATTATTAGGCGAAAATAATCGAGATCTATTTTTCCAATTTGCTGGGATCAATCATCTGCACTGGCACACCATTACAGATAAAAATGGAAACGACCGCACAGATGAGCTGATTAAAGTGATGTATGGACAAGAGGATGCCAAATCAATTGTAGCGAATATTAAAGACAATAATTTGATTTGGGAACAGGTGGAAAACCTACACATGGTTCCATGTCCATATCATAATTATTACTACTATACAGATAAAATGTTAGCTGAAGAATTAGAAGACTTCAAAAACAACGGCACACGTGCTGAAAAAGTAAAAGAGATTGAACATGAATTGTTTGAACTATACAAAGATCCTAATTTAGATTACAAACCTAAACAATTAGCAGAACGAGGTGGTGCCCGTTATAGTGATGCTGCGTGTGAAATCATTAATTCTATCTATAATGATAAACGCACAACAATGACGGTCAGCACTAGAAATAATGGAACCATCACTGATTTACCAGCTGAAAGTGCTGTAGAAGTAACCTGTACGATTACTGGTAAAGGACCAGTTCCTTATAACTTTGGCAGCTTTAAACCACAACAGCGTGGTTTATTACAAGTAATGAAATCAATGGAAGAATTAACCATTGAAGCAGCTGTAACTGGTGATTATGGGACTTTATTGCAATCCTTCACGATGAATCCGTTGATTACAAGTGGAGATGTCGCTAAAGAAGTCATGGATGAATTGTTGGAAGCACATAAAGCGTATTTACCAAATTTTTTTAAATAA
- a CDS encoding immunoglobulin-like domain-containing protein → MKLKKVILGSMVCFSALLLFHSGEQVYAEENKISEETKEIQGRAISPFVRLKPQTYEVGLDTAIQGAIESVTNPKEFDEIATVQLFVNDELKKEAPIKTIRRFEVPTDDLTIKETDKVEIQAINVKGEKVRERVLVTLKVFSVQWNLDSYMLFDDVITGKVIGTVTAIEVVEEYVDGNGVLQTQSLVPKTPVVNGEIKVPIDMYTIYDETANVKIIPYKGNRKGAVGEKLPVVAFDLKADIKPFVLNKDKEVTGTFTGKGLAKVKYARLEVDTIVDDSTEVQIDETGKFSILGEGNIYSGAEVNIVTYDENGNELVSFPVNVVEQKRIKDYFPDPNLAQVVAGYLGGGRTVESFVTEEELAVKNYMLEAQGKGVKDITGIEYLQPKIIFLQSNEIEDLTPFARMKTNRYTDNLQLQHNKIKDISPLIELGKYSPTVMCHLLLSANELDNNAIAILRDNKREFRHILHLELMANHIDDFSNIRKSGFWGGLEWFGLQMNNHESVWRPHGQKVKMAAQPIVNGRLEVTMPGLDIDNKPFTVVDDLYGGKTTPGYTQTGNKVVWENLPSDIKEVKLNVTSIGSLNNQIGKPFPNQTSVYYTIPVK, encoded by the coding sequence ATGAAATTAAAGAAAGTTATTTTGGGTAGTATGGTTTGTTTTAGTGCACTATTACTTTTTCACTCAGGTGAACAAGTGTATGCAGAGGAGAATAAGATATCAGAGGAAACGAAGGAAATACAAGGAAGAGCGATTAGTCCGTTTGTTCGTCTTAAGCCGCAAACTTACGAGGTAGGACTAGATACGGCTATTCAAGGAGCAATTGAAAGTGTAACTAATCCTAAGGAGTTTGATGAAATAGCGACAGTTCAACTTTTTGTCAATGATGAATTAAAAAAAGAGGCTCCAATTAAAACAATACGAAGATTTGAAGTGCCAACTGATGATTTAACAATCAAAGAAACAGATAAAGTAGAGATACAAGCTATAAATGTTAAAGGTGAAAAGGTGAGAGAACGTGTATTGGTAACGTTGAAAGTGTTCTCAGTGCAATGGAATTTGGACTCATATATGTTGTTTGATGATGTAATCACTGGAAAAGTAATTGGTACGGTGACCGCTATCGAAGTTGTTGAGGAATATGTAGACGGAAATGGTGTGTTGCAAACACAGAGCTTAGTACCAAAAACCCCTGTTGTAAATGGTGAAATCAAAGTACCTATAGATATGTACACTATTTATGATGAGACGGCAAACGTTAAAATTATTCCTTATAAAGGGAATCGTAAAGGAGCTGTTGGCGAAAAACTTCCTGTTGTAGCATTTGATTTAAAAGCTGATATCAAGCCGTTTGTTTTAAACAAAGATAAAGAAGTTACAGGAACCTTTACAGGAAAAGGTTTAGCCAAGGTAAAATATGCTCGATTAGAAGTAGACACTATTGTTGACGATAGTACTGAAGTACAGATTGATGAAACAGGTAAATTCTCTATATTAGGCGAAGGCAATATTTATAGTGGAGCAGAAGTAAACATTGTAACTTATGATGAAAATGGCAATGAATTAGTTAGTTTCCCTGTCAATGTAGTTGAACAAAAAAGAATCAAAGATTATTTCCCAGATCCTAACTTAGCTCAAGTAGTTGCTGGTTATTTAGGTGGTGGGCGAACCGTTGAATCTTTTGTAACGGAAGAAGAGTTGGCTGTAAAAAATTATATGCTGGAAGCGCAAGGCAAAGGCGTTAAAGATATAACAGGTATTGAATATCTACAGCCAAAAATTATTTTCTTGCAGTCAAATGAAATTGAAGATTTAACACCGTTTGCTAGAATGAAGACAAATCGTTATACTGACAATCTTCAATTACAGCACAACAAAATCAAGGATATTTCACCATTGATCGAACTTGGAAAGTATAGTCCCACAGTGATGTGTCATTTGTTGCTATCAGCCAATGAGTTGGATAATAACGCAATAGCGATTCTTAGAGATAACAAACGAGAATTCAGACATATTTTACACTTGGAACTGATGGCTAATCATATTGATGATTTCTCTAATATAAGAAAGTCAGGTTTTTGGGGAGGATTGGAGTGGTTTGGTTTACAAATGAATAACCATGAATCCGTTTGGAGACCTCATGGACAAAAAGTTAAGATGGCAGCACAGCCTATTGTCAATGGTCGTTTAGAAGTTACTATGCCAGGACTAGATATCGATAATAAACCATTTACGGTTGTAGATGATTTATATGGAGGTAAGACAACACCAGGTTATACTCAAACAGGCAATAAAGTGGTTTGGGAAAACTTACCAAGTGATATCAAAGAAGTTAAACTTAACGTTACTTCTATTGGTTCTCTGAATAATCAAATTGGAAAGCCATTCCCTAACCAAACGAGTGTATATTATACGATTCCTGTGAAGTAA
- a CDS encoding MurR/RpiR family transcriptional regulator, whose product MLFLDHSPDLSPIDLDIYKYIASHIDEVVYMRIRELAKETHSSTASILRFCRKFGCEGFSEFKIKLNIYRKSLTEPLTTHAVDETSFTNFIQRSTETFYQERMQAAAKLLAEKELVLFIGTGSSKIIAEYGALYFSSIFSMAFHIEDPINHPVNFFNKSIAKNVCVIALSVSGENEAIIHYLNHFISNDCSIISITNSEKSPIASLSDVNIPYYISTERIGDSDITSQVPALYTVEYLAKEVQNLQVN is encoded by the coding sequence TTGTTATTCTTAGACCATAGTCCAGATTTAAGTCCCATTGATTTAGACATTTATAAATATATCGCATCTCATATTGATGAAGTCGTTTATATGAGAATTCGTGAGTTAGCCAAGGAAACTCATAGCAGTACAGCTAGTATTTTACGTTTTTGCCGTAAATTCGGTTGCGAAGGTTTTTCTGAATTTAAAATAAAATTGAATATCTATCGCAAATCTTTAACAGAACCACTCACAACTCACGCTGTAGATGAAACTTCATTCACTAATTTTATTCAACGATCTACAGAAACATTTTACCAAGAACGAATGCAAGCGGCTGCGAAGTTATTAGCAGAAAAAGAGTTGGTGCTATTTATCGGGACAGGTTCGTCAAAAATCATTGCAGAATATGGAGCATTATATTTTTCTTCTATTTTTAGTATGGCTTTTCATATTGAAGATCCAATCAATCATCCTGTAAATTTCTTCAATAAAAGTATCGCAAAAAATGTGTGTGTAATTGCTCTTTCTGTTAGCGGTGAAAATGAAGCTATTATTCACTATTTAAATCACTTTATTAGTAATGACTGTTCGATCATTTCGATTACGAATAGTGAAAAATCTCCGATTGCATCGCTTTCAGATGTAAATATTCCTTATTATATTTCGACTGAACGGATTGGTGATAGTGATATTACTTCCCAGGTTCCAGCACTTTATACTGTGGAATATTTAGCAAAAGAAGTCCAAAATCTGCAAGTAAACTGA
- a CDS encoding alpha/beta fold hydrolase: MPILKTKSATIYYESQGSGPHILLIHAGIADSRMWSYEFQALATQFHVTRFDLPGFGQSSFTGEVFSYTMMINELLDHLAIDQTYLFAASFGGKLALDFAIEMPNRTLGMTLQSPAIGDWAFSDELQQYDAQEEELLNQKSYEQAAQLNYETWILRNRQPDTIDSQLKALIINMQMTAFTKLEIELPVEETPDSSKRSSCLDQLCVPTLVLIGSEDVPDFQQIADFLHKTIPLAEKIIVPHAAHLANLEAPVFVEHSVIPFFSKLIDNH, encoded by the coding sequence ATGCCGATTTTAAAAACAAAAAGTGCGACTATCTATTATGAATCGCAAGGAAGCGGACCCCATATCTTATTAATTCATGCTGGCATCGCGGATTCACGAATGTGGTCCTACGAATTTCAAGCCTTAGCTACACAGTTTCACGTGACTAGATTTGATCTTCCAGGCTTTGGTCAAAGTTCATTTACAGGGGAAGTTTTTTCTTATACAATGATGATTAATGAGTTATTGGATCATTTAGCTATTGACCAAACATACCTTTTTGCAGCGTCATTCGGCGGAAAACTAGCATTAGATTTTGCTATTGAAATGCCTAATCGTACGCTAGGTATGACTCTTCAATCACCAGCAATCGGTGATTGGGCTTTTTCAGATGAATTACAGCAATATGATGCTCAAGAAGAAGAACTATTAAATCAAAAATCATATGAACAAGCTGCTCAGTTAAACTATGAAACGTGGATTCTTAGAAACCGCCAACCTGATACGATTGATAGTCAATTAAAGGCATTAATTATCAATATGCAAATGACTGCTTTTACTAAGCTGGAAATAGAGTTGCCCGTTGAAGAGACACCAGATTCATCGAAACGCTCATCTTGTTTGGATCAACTATGTGTTCCTACATTGGTTCTGATCGGAAGTGAAGACGTTCCGGATTTTCAACAAATAGCCGATTTTCTTCATAAAACAATTCCTTTAGCAGAAAAAATCATTGTTCCTCATGCAGCACATTTAGCCAATTTGGAAGCACCTGTATTTGTTGAACACTCAGTGATTCCCTTTTTTTCCAAGCTAATTGATAATCATTAA